From one Streptomyces sp. N50 genomic stretch:
- a CDS encoding DUF742 domain-containing protein, with translation MTEDMTGAQREPGSQWYDQEAGPLVRPYAMTGGRTKSGPTGVRFDLIALVTLDKGAPGFADDTGLGPEHRALIDLCRPETQSVAELAAGADLPLGVVRVLLGDLLELGCVTVSRPVPPAQLPDERILREVIEGLRAL, from the coding sequence ATGACCGAAGACATGACCGGCGCCCAGCGCGAGCCGGGCAGCCAGTGGTACGACCAGGAAGCCGGGCCTCTGGTCCGCCCTTACGCGATGACGGGCGGACGTACCAAATCAGGCCCTACGGGGGTGCGTTTCGACCTGATCGCGCTCGTCACGCTGGACAAAGGCGCGCCCGGCTTCGCCGACGACACCGGGCTCGGACCGGAACACCGGGCGCTGATCGACCTGTGCCGCCCCGAAACACAGTCCGTCGCCGAACTCGCCGCCGGAGCAGACCTCCCCCTGGGGGTCGTCCGGGTACTTCTGGGCGACCTCCTGGAGCTCGGCTGCGTCACCGTCAGCCGTCCGGTGCCGCCCGCGCAGCTGCCCGACGAACGGATTCTGCGCGAGGTGATCGAGGGACTACGGGCACTGTGA
- a CDS encoding roadblock/LC7 domain-containing protein yields the protein MIQDPSMRAAQRSGELDWLLDDLVLRVSEVRHVVVLSNDGLAVGASTDLKREDAEHLAAVASGFHSLAKGAGRHFGAGGVRQTMVEMDDGFLFVAAAGDGSCLAVLTAVTADIGLVAYEMARLVKRVGEHLYTPPRVGARPPAAG from the coding sequence GTGATCCAGGACCCGAGCATGAGGGCCGCCCAGCGGTCCGGCGAACTCGACTGGCTGCTGGACGACTTGGTGCTGCGCGTGAGCGAAGTACGGCATGTCGTGGTGCTCTCCAACGACGGCCTGGCAGTCGGTGCGTCGACCGACCTCAAGCGCGAGGACGCCGAACACCTCGCCGCGGTCGCCTCCGGATTCCACAGCCTCGCCAAGGGCGCGGGGCGGCACTTCGGAGCCGGCGGAGTACGGCAGACCATGGTGGAGATGGACGACGGATTCCTGTTCGTGGCCGCGGCCGGGGACGGTTCCTGCCTCGCCGTCCTCACTGCCGTCACGGCCGACATAGGCCTGGTGGCGTACGAGATGGCGCGGCTGGTCAAGCGCGTCGGCGAGCACCTCTACACGCCGCCGCGCGTCGGTGCGCGGCCGCCCGCAGCCGGATGA
- a CDS encoding GTP-binding protein has protein sequence MVSEHSDAEDGETTALALKILVAGGFGVGKTTMVGAVSEIRPLRTEELLSEAGQLVDDTDGVDQKVTTTVAMDFGRITIRSGLSLYLFGTPGQDRFWFLWDELSQGALGAVVLADTRRLEDCFPAVDYFEHRHIPFVVAVNCFTGARSYGARDVSRALDLDQGTPVVLCDARDRDSGKEVLIRLVEYAGRMHTARMLDSVG, from the coding sequence ATGGTCTCCGAGCACTCCGACGCCGAGGACGGCGAGACGACCGCCCTGGCGTTGAAGATCCTGGTCGCCGGCGGATTCGGCGTGGGCAAGACCACCATGGTGGGCGCGGTCAGCGAGATCAGGCCGCTGCGCACCGAGGAACTGCTCAGCGAGGCCGGTCAGTTGGTGGACGACACCGACGGCGTGGACCAGAAGGTCACGACGACCGTCGCCATGGACTTCGGCCGCATCACCATCAGGTCCGGCCTCTCCCTCTACCTGTTCGGCACACCGGGCCAGGATCGCTTCTGGTTCCTGTGGGACGAACTGTCGCAGGGCGCCCTGGGGGCCGTGGTCCTCGCGGACACCCGGCGACTCGAGGACTGCTTCCCCGCGGTCGACTACTTCGAGCACCGGCACATCCCGTTCGTGGTGGCCGTCAACTGCTTCACGGGCGCCCGCAGTTACGGCGCCCGCGACGTCTCCCGCGCGCTGGACCTCGACCAGGGGACGCCCGTGGTTCTCTGCGATGCCCGCGACCGCGACTCGGGGAAGGAGGTGCTGATCCGGCTCGTCGAGTACGCAGGGCGGATGCACACCGCCCGCATGCTCGACTCGGTGGGCTGA